From the genome of Lentilactobacillus buchneri, one region includes:
- a CDS encoding IS30 family transposase, producing MTRIKNIISNQYHQLNLAERGRIESLRDLDWSIRRIAQALHRNPSTISRELKRGTTTQINASTHIFEQSYLAETGEAIYRKHRLNSCYRGLFDHCQTFCNALVTALKARPRMHSVDTFVHQFKTDHPRLVCPSTPTVYRYIDDQRLVIRNSDLPAKLRRRIKCPGAKHHRINKKNLGHSIEERPAMVQARQELGHWEGDLVKGKRVESEPALMTLTERVSRLEIIVKLPNYHADTCLKALQNTLYDYGTEHFKTITFDNGAEFSSLSQVKGTDIYFAHPYSPWERGTNENTNGLLREFFPKGRSLASASLIDIQLAQDTLNNRLRRSLNYRCPADLMPELA from the coding sequence ATGACCCGAATTAAGAATATCATATCTAATCAGTATCACCAACTCAATTTAGCTGAACGTGGTCGAATTGAATCCCTAAGGGACTTAGATTGGTCTATCCGCCGGATTGCCCAGGCCCTTCATCGTAATCCCAGCACGATTTCACGTGAATTAAAACGTGGGACAACGACACAGATTAACGCTAGTACTCATATCTTTGAACAGTCATATCTGGCAGAAACTGGTGAAGCAATTTATCGTAAGCACCGACTAAATAGCTGTTATCGTGGACTCTTTGATCATTGTCAAACCTTCTGTAATGCTTTGGTGACAGCTTTAAAAGCGCGTCCCAGGATGCATAGTGTGGATACTTTTGTCCACCAATTCAAGACTGATCACCCAAGGCTTGTCTGCCCCTCAACACCGACGGTGTACCGGTATATTGATGACCAGCGTTTAGTTATCCGCAATTCAGACCTACCAGCTAAACTACGTCGCCGGATTAAATGCCCCGGGGCAAAGCATCATCGAATCAATAAGAAAAATCTGGGCCATTCAATCGAAGAGCGTCCCGCCATGGTTCAAGCGCGTCAAGAGCTTGGACACTGGGAAGGTGACTTGGTCAAAGGCAAACGGGTTGAATCTGAGCCAGCATTAATGACTTTGACTGAACGTGTTAGTCGCTTAGAGATCATCGTTAAACTTCCCAATTATCATGCCGACACTTGCTTGAAAGCCCTCCAGAATACCTTATATGACTATGGAACCGAGCACTTTAAAACCATTACTTTTGATAATGGTGCTGAGTTCTCAAGCTTGAGTCAAGTCAAGGGAACTGACATCTACTTTGCCCATCCTTATTCACCATGGGAACGTGGAACCAATGAGAACACTAACGGCCTTTTGCGCGAGTTCTTCCCGAAGGGCAGATCCTTGGCTTCGGCCTCACTCATTGACATTCAGCTGGCTCAAGATACCTTAAACAACCGGCTACGGCGGTCATTGAACTATCGCTGCCCAGCCGATCTAATGCCTGAACTAGCTTAG
- the dapB gene encoding 4-hydroxy-tetrahydrodipicolinate reductase, with translation MIKVLVAGFMGSMGQKTVQMVNKNDDFELVGAYNPGIDTVHLKGMGMDDNVKLFASLDEIDTDADVWIDFTVPAAAFDNAKFAIEHGIHPVIGTSGMSDEQVDQLKKLAQQTNVGGILAPNFGISAVLLMKFAKEAAKYMPGVEIIEMHHDDKLDAPSGTALATAKMIDEVRGKHDAPATEEALKGVRGGDYDGIKIHSVRLPGYVAHEQVLFGSKGEALTIRQDSFDRASFMSGVELAVPAAAKATKLIVGLENIM, from the coding sequence ATGATTAAAGTTTTAGTCGCTGGTTTCATGGGCTCAATGGGTCAAAAGACGGTTCAAATGGTCAATAAAAACGATGACTTTGAATTGGTTGGGGCTTACAATCCCGGAATCGACACCGTTCATCTCAAAGGTATGGGAATGGATGATAACGTTAAGCTGTTTGCCAGTTTGGATGAAATCGACACCGACGCCGATGTTTGGATTGACTTCACCGTTCCTGCGGCTGCATTTGACAATGCCAAATTTGCCATTGAACACGGCATCCATCCGGTTATTGGGACTTCCGGGATGAGCGATGAGCAAGTTGATCAGCTCAAAAAGTTGGCTCAACAAACCAACGTCGGTGGAATCCTGGCACCCAACTTTGGCATCTCCGCGGTTCTTTTAATGAAGTTTGCCAAAGAAGCCGCCAAATACATGCCGGGCGTTGAAATCATTGAGATGCACCACGACGATAAGCTGGACGCTCCTTCAGGCACTGCTCTGGCGACCGCTAAAATGATTGACGAAGTTCGTGGGAAGCACGATGCACCCGCAACCGAGGAAGCCTTAAAGGGTGTCCGTGGCGGCGATTACGACGGGATTAAGATCCATTCCGTTCGCCTGCCCGGTTACGTTGCTCATGAGCAAGTTCTTTTCGGCAGCAAAGGTGAAGCCTTGACGATCCGCCAAGACTCGTTTGACCGCGCCTCTTTCATGAGCGGGGTTGAACTGGCAGTGCCGGCGGCCGCCAAAGCGACCAAGTTAATCGTCGGCTTAGAAAATATTATGTAA
- a CDS encoding phosphoketolase family protein, translated as MTNFDSDEYLQKVNLYWKAANYLSVGQLFLRDNPLLKRDLVADDVKIKPIGHWGTIASQNFMYAHLNRVIKKYNLNMFYIEGSGHGGQVMVSNSYLDGSYSEIYPKIAQNETGLQRLFKQFSFPGGVASHAAPETPGSMHEGGELGYSIAHGTGAILDNPDVIAAVEIGDGEAETGPLAASWFSNKFINPIHDGAILPMLNLNGFKISNPTILSRMSDADLTKYFEGMGWKPYFVETKGDPEDYTRVHQTMAKTMDAIITEIKAIQKHARDNNDDTLPHWPMLVLRSPKGWTGPKFDLDGNPIAGSFRAHQVPIPVSAGQMDHKDLLINWLKSYEPEKLFNNNGSIKAEIKATTPDGDRRMAMNPIVNGGINPKKLDMPNPADYALKIDKPGDKEAQDTEVLSNFYTEIMKRNGKSFRAFGPDETKSNKFFSMLDYGKRQWEEPIKTPNDENMAPEGRVIDSQLSEHQAEGWLEGYVLSGRHGFFASYEAFTRVIDSMLTQHYKWLRKASEQSWRHDYPSLNIMNVSHAFQQDHNGYTHQDPGMLGHLAEKGHELVNEYVPADANSLLAVMNTALQTREKTNLIVASKHPRPQWFSMDEATKLVNDGLGIIPWASNDQGDPDVIFATAGTEATMESLAAIDMLHEAFPQLKVRFINVVDILRLRPSNEDQDSRGLTQAEFDKYFTTDTPVIFAFHGFENTFRGLVYNRHNHNISFHGYRENGDITTPFDMRVLNELDRYHLAKDAISRTKFAASADNFEAKMDHMLQKHHDYIRQYGTDIPEVQNWKWSGNLTNKLTTE; from the coding sequence ATGACGAACTTCGATTCCGATGAATACCTGCAAAAAGTCAATCTGTACTGGAAGGCTGCTAATTATTTATCAGTCGGCCAACTGTTTCTCAGAGACAATCCGTTACTCAAACGAGATCTAGTCGCTGACGACGTTAAGATTAAGCCGATTGGTCACTGGGGCACAATTGCCTCACAGAACTTTATGTATGCCCACTTGAACCGGGTAATCAAGAAATATAATTTGAATATGTTCTATATTGAAGGTTCCGGTCATGGTGGTCAGGTGATGGTTTCCAATTCATACCTTGACGGCAGCTATAGCGAAATTTATCCAAAGATCGCTCAAAATGAAACTGGTCTGCAACGATTATTCAAACAATTCTCCTTCCCAGGCGGAGTTGCTTCCCATGCTGCCCCCGAAACACCAGGTTCAATGCATGAAGGCGGCGAGTTGGGTTATTCCATTGCCCACGGTACCGGGGCAATTTTAGACAACCCCGACGTCATTGCCGCAGTTGAAATAGGTGATGGGGAAGCTGAAACCGGCCCATTAGCCGCCTCATGGTTCTCCAACAAATTCATCAACCCAATTCATGACGGTGCCATTTTGCCAATGCTGAACCTGAACGGATTCAAGATTTCCAATCCAACCATTCTTTCCCGGATGAGTGACGCTGACTTAACCAAGTACTTTGAAGGCATGGGCTGGAAGCCATACTTCGTTGAAACGAAAGGTGACCCCGAAGACTATACCCGGGTTCACCAGACGATGGCCAAAACGATGGATGCAATCATTACTGAAATCAAGGCCATTCAAAAGCACGCCCGTGACAATAATGATGATACTTTGCCACACTGGCCAATGCTGGTACTGCGTTCACCAAAGGGCTGGACAGGTCCTAAGTTCGACTTGGATGGCAATCCAATTGCCGGATCATTCCGTGCGCACCAAGTGCCAATTCCTGTCAGTGCTGGTCAGATGGACCACAAAGATCTGTTAATTAATTGGCTGAAATCATATGAACCTGAAAAGTTGTTTAACAACAACGGCTCAATTAAAGCTGAAATCAAAGCAACCACCCCAGACGGTGACCGGCGGATGGCGATGAACCCAATCGTCAATGGTGGTATTAACCCCAAGAAGTTGGACATGCCTAACCCAGCCGATTACGCTTTGAAGATTGACAAACCAGGTGACAAAGAAGCTCAGGATACTGAAGTATTATCCAACTTCTACACCGAGATTATGAAGCGAAACGGCAAGTCATTTAGAGCCTTTGGCCCAGATGAAACCAAATCCAATAAGTTCTTCTCAATGCTGGATTATGGTAAGCGTCAATGGGAAGAACCAATCAAGACCCCGAATGACGAAAACATGGCTCCTGAAGGCCGCGTCATTGATTCACAACTTTCAGAACACCAAGCAGAAGGTTGGCTTGAAGGATACGTCTTAAGCGGCCGTCACGGATTCTTTGCCTCATATGAAGCATTTACCCGTGTCATTGATTCAATGCTCACTCAGCACTACAAGTGGCTCAGAAAGGCCTCTGAACAATCGTGGCGTCATGATTATCCGTCACTGAACATCATGAACGTTTCCCACGCTTTCCAGCAGGATCACAATGGTTATACTCATCAAGATCCCGGCATGTTGGGACATCTGGCTGAAAAAGGTCATGAGTTGGTTAACGAATATGTTCCAGCTGATGCCAACTCACTGCTGGCCGTTATGAACACTGCCTTGCAGACCCGCGAGAAGACCAATTTGATTGTGGCTTCCAAACACCCACGGCCACAATGGTTCTCAATGGATGAAGCCACTAAGCTGGTTAACGATGGTTTGGGGATTATTCCATGGGCTTCAAATGATCAAGGCGATCCGGATGTGATCTTCGCGACTGCCGGTACCGAAGCCACCATGGAGAGTTTGGCGGCCATTGATATGCTGCACGAGGCTTTCCCTCAATTGAAGGTTCGCTTCATCAACGTCGTTGACATTTTGAGACTGCGTCCAAGCAACGAAGATCAGGATAGCCGTGGCCTAACCCAAGCTGAATTTGACAAGTACTTTACCACTGACACACCGGTTATCTTTGCCTTCCATGGCTTTGAGAATACCTTCCGTGGCCTGGTATATAACCGTCATAATCACAATATTAGTTTCCATGGTTACCGTGAAAATGGGGATATCACAACCCCATTTGATATGCGGGTCCTCAATGAATTGGATCGTTACCACTTGGCTAAGGATGCTATTTCTCGGACCAAGTTCGCCGCTTCGGCAGACAATTTTGAAGCTAAGATGGACCACATGCTCCAAAAGCACCACGATTACATTCGTCAATACGGTACCGATATTCCAGAGGTTCAAAACTGGAAATGGTCCGGTAATTTAACCAACAAACTGACCACAGAATAA
- a CDS encoding aspartate-semialdehyde dehydrogenase yields MKEFNVAILGATGAVGTRMIQQLEQSTIPVKSVKLLASSRSAGKVLQFRGQDITVEETTPDSFNGIDLVLSSAGGSTSKKFLPEAVKRGAVCVDNTSAFRMEKEVPLVIPEVNEKALYNHRGIIANPNCSTIQMVVCLEPIYKKYGLKQVIVSTYQAVSGAGQSALNELMEESQQVLNGEPTDPKILPTKGDKKHYQMAFNLLPQIDVFESDGYYTHEEWKMIHETKKIMLDDMDAKDIKVTATCVRVPIRIAHGESVYFEVADKNATADQIKAALDGADGVVLQDDTAHQIYPQSIEAEGKRETFVGRVRPDFENEGAFNMWVVSDNLLKGAAWNAVQIAERLVADDLVRVPENPYLG; encoded by the coding sequence ATGAAAGAGTTTAACGTTGCAATTTTAGGTGCTACGGGTGCTGTCGGTACCCGCATGATCCAACAATTAGAGCAGTCAACCATTCCGGTGAAGAGTGTCAAACTATTGGCCTCATCACGTTCTGCCGGGAAGGTTCTTCAATTCCGTGGTCAAGATATCACGGTTGAAGAAACCACCCCAGACTCATTTAACGGAATTGATCTGGTATTGTCATCTGCCGGCGGCTCAACATCCAAAAAATTCCTGCCGGAAGCGGTTAAGCGTGGTGCTGTCTGTGTGGACAACACCAGTGCTTTCCGAATGGAAAAAGAGGTTCCGTTGGTCATCCCTGAAGTTAACGAAAAGGCTCTTTATAATCACCGCGGCATTATTGCCAACCCCAACTGTTCAACGATTCAAATGGTGGTTTGCCTTGAACCGATTTACAAAAAGTATGGTTTGAAGCAAGTTATCGTCTCAACTTATCAAGCGGTTTCCGGTGCCGGCCAATCTGCACTGAATGAGTTAATGGAAGAATCCCAACAGGTATTGAACGGCGAACCAACTGATCCAAAGATTTTGCCTACCAAGGGTGACAAGAAGCATTATCAGATGGCATTTAATTTATTGCCACAGATTGATGTTTTCGAATCAGACGGCTACTACACTCATGAAGAGTGGAAGATGATTCACGAAACCAAGAAGATTATGTTGGACGACATGGACGCTAAAGACATCAAGGTGACTGCAACCTGTGTTCGAGTTCCGATCCGAATTGCCCATGGTGAGTCAGTTTACTTTGAAGTTGCTGATAAGAATGCGACTGCTGATCAAATCAAAGCTGCATTGGATGGTGCCGATGGCGTTGTCTTACAAGATGATACCGCCCATCAAATTTATCCGCAGTCAATCGAAGCTGAAGGCAAGCGCGAAACATTTGTCGGCCGGGTTCGTCCTGACTTTGAAAATGAAGGGGCATTTAACATGTGGGTCGTTTCCGACAACCTCTTGAAAGGTGCTGCCTGGAATGCGGTTCAGATTGCTGAACGACTGGTTGCCGATGATTTGGTACGGGTTCCGGAGAATCCTTATCTCGGCTAG
- a CDS encoding aminotransferase class I/II-fold pyridoxal phosphate-dependent enzyme, producing MPQLDSKLSEVVNQNVNAVGPSGIREFDQEISSIPGTVKLTIGEPDFDVPEHAKQAAIKSIEENKSHYSAQKGIPELRDGISNYLKDRTGVYYDPATEIVVTVGATEAIYSALTTILNPGDKVIVPTPAFALYFPIIQVAGAELITIDTSDDGFVLTPEKLQKVLDENGDSVKAIILNYPSNPTGVEYTEAQLKALADIISQHKMYVLADEIYSELTYGVKHHSIAAMIPGQTILINGLSKSHAMTGYRIGYIVAPKDFVTNASKMHAFVVTAPSNPAQYAAAEALTNGLDDPIPMRAAYHKRRDYIADRLEKMGMQIVMPQGAFYIFAKIPDTIDETSVEFATHLAKDAKVGVTPGSAFGPGGEGWIRMSYAASDEDITLAMDRMNSYLLELTK from the coding sequence ATGCCACAGTTAGACAGCAAACTTTCAGAAGTCGTTAATCAAAATGTAAATGCAGTTGGACCTTCAGGAATTCGTGAATTTGACCAGGAGATTTCTTCAATTCCCGGCACCGTCAAATTGACGATTGGCGAACCGGACTTCGATGTTCCGGAACATGCCAAACAGGCCGCTATTAAGAGTATTGAGGAAAACAAATCCCACTACTCAGCACAAAAGGGAATTCCTGAACTTCGCGACGGTATCAGCAATTATCTCAAGGACCGGACGGGTGTTTACTATGATCCGGCCACTGAAATCGTGGTAACCGTTGGCGCTACCGAAGCGATCTATTCAGCGTTGACCACTATCTTGAACCCGGGTGACAAGGTTATCGTGCCGACCCCGGCATTTGCCTTGTATTTCCCAATTATTCAAGTTGCCGGAGCTGAACTGATCACCATTGACACTTCTGATGATGGGTTTGTCTTAACTCCTGAAAAGCTGCAAAAAGTCCTTGATGAAAATGGGGACAGTGTCAAAGCAATTATTTTGAATTATCCATCCAACCCAACTGGAGTTGAATACACAGAGGCTCAATTAAAGGCGTTGGCTGATATTATTTCTCAACACAAGATGTATGTGCTGGCTGACGAGATCTATAGTGAGTTGACCTATGGCGTCAAGCATCACTCAATCGCGGCCATGATTCCCGGTCAAACCATTTTGATTAACGGTTTGTCCAAATCCCATGCTATGACTGGATATCGAATCGGCTACATTGTTGCACCAAAGGATTTTGTGACCAACGCATCCAAAATGCACGCTTTCGTGGTCACCGCTCCTTCCAATCCTGCGCAATACGCAGCTGCCGAAGCATTGACCAACGGCCTTGATGATCCGATTCCAATGCGGGCTGCCTATCACAAACGGCGTGACTATATCGCTGATCGGCTCGAAAAAATGGGGATGCAGATTGTCATGCCCCAAGGCGCATTTTACATTTTTGCCAAGATTCCTGATACAATAGACGAAACCTCGGTTGAATTTGCCACTCATTTGGCAAAGGACGCCAAAGTCGGCGTGACCCCCGGTTCCGCATTTGGCCCCGGCGGCGAAGGCTGGATTCGCATGTCATATGCGGCGTCTGATGAAGACATCACATTGGCAATGGATCGCATGAACAGTTATTTACTTGAGTTAACAAAATAG
- a CDS encoding metallophosphoesterase, whose product MRIGFVSDLHIDFNRQYDFVSVLGQLISDENLDQLVIMGDSANGLQRNLRFYQQLAEALPVPFHTLIGNHDLYVDHPRQKSVQQIQSASRTAYRELDRLPTSLTRHPIETRHWLITGINGWYDYTFAKHFCEADGPRYANNFVAKHVWPDQLYINGNQISYRRDRKWVVEQILAWQHQINRLAVSGKKILVASHMLPTKKLAHQLPIPFYDRFMYQLGSDRYRQLFEHNHVSLSLSGHSHMPNAVTENGIRYRNLSLGYDFQWQNPGDALGELKRVMFVLEDES is encoded by the coding sequence ATGCGGATTGGTTTTGTGTCAGATTTACACATTGATTTTAACCGCCAGTATGATTTTGTGTCCGTATTGGGCCAATTGATCAGTGATGAAAATCTTGACCAGCTGGTGATCATGGGGGACTCGGCGAATGGACTTCAACGCAACTTGCGGTTCTATCAACAATTGGCAGAAGCCTTGCCAGTTCCGTTTCACACCTTGATTGGCAACCACGATCTCTACGTGGATCACCCCCGGCAAAAATCAGTTCAGCAGATTCAGTCGGCTTCCCGAACGGCTTATCGTGAACTGGACAGGCTGCCAACGTCTTTAACTCGGCATCCAATCGAGACCAGGCACTGGCTGATCACCGGGATTAATGGATGGTACGATTACACGTTTGCCAAACATTTTTGTGAAGCAGACGGTCCCCGATACGCGAATAACTTTGTTGCCAAACATGTCTGGCCCGATCAGCTATATATTAATGGCAATCAAATCAGTTATCGGCGAGATCGTAAATGGGTAGTCGAGCAGATTCTTGCTTGGCAGCATCAAATCAATCGATTGGCTGTCAGCGGCAAAAAGATCTTGGTGGCCAGCCACATGCTGCCGACGAAAAAGTTGGCTCACCAGCTGCCGATTCCGTTTTATGATCGGTTCATGTATCAGTTAGGCAGCGACCGGTATCGACAGTTGTTTGAACACAACCACGTCAGCTTGTCATTGAGTGGCCATTCCCACATGCCCAACGCAGTCACGGAAAATGGCATTCGGTATCGAAATCTTTCCCTGGGATATGATTTTCAATGGCAGAATCCAGGGGATGCACTGGGTGAATTAAAACGGGTCATGTTTGTATTGGAGGACGAATCATGA
- a CDS encoding HAD-IC family P-type ATPase: MADNMNEVPPDEKLWQRSTDELVKQYQTNEEDGISEQEAAKRLARDGYNELTAKKKSKLLQFLLQFNNSIIYILIAAAVITLFMHHYSDSAVIGIVIIANAFIGFFQEMQADNALSKIKELLVSQNYVIRDGHKIEVPARELVVGDLVNLEAGDAVPADLRLISADNMRAQESTLTGESNSVEKTEDPINKDSVPLAERSNMAFASTAVTQGSGVGIVIATGKDTQIGQIQQSVAEVKTQVTPLMRNLNKLGINLSLFIVAIAILLFVLGLYTKIYSLPTLTIAIITMVVGSIPEGLPASTSVVLARGVQVMTKKGAIVKTLPAVETLGAVDIVDTDKTGTLTKNEMTVTDVITDQHHYQVTGVGFIAGDKGVDGDVLLDGQKYDWKQDQQFRDLVDIAGTTTDAELVQTDGEWQLNGEPTDGALTTLFHKLIGREPEVDEVDTLPFDSAYRYSARLIKENDHHELMVKGAPGTIFDMVKQSDPNFDDQTWYERVAKLTEQGLRVVALGYKNVSTDVDEIDQDKIADGIQLSGVVGIIDPPREEVIPSIQSLRRAGVKVNMITGDHPDTASAIARKLDLDESIHAITGPEIDEMSDEDLIKNIGRYNVFARTTPANKLRIVKAQQANSKIVAMTGDGVNDAAALKQANIGIAMGIKGTAVAKEAADMVLVNDSFTTIVDAVAEGRHVFDNIQKTIRFLLPTSFAEGLVVLISMIMGQELPLFPTQLLWINTVSALTIQFAFIFEPAEESIMIRGPRNVAKGILGKMDVFEITYVSILISALGIFTFDRFVDSGVLTAVLGSTMAVNIIIFGKIFYLFNIRNSYPIISKHFFENKMAFIIIGILLALQAAMFYIPFMQDVFHTGSIDFFYGWVVPTIAGFIVLVVTEIIKLGRIEYRKRKGQATKIK, encoded by the coding sequence ATGGCAGACAATATGAACGAGGTTCCTCCCGATGAAAAGTTGTGGCAGAGAAGTACCGATGAGTTGGTAAAACAGTATCAGACCAACGAAGAGGACGGTATTAGCGAGCAAGAGGCGGCTAAACGCCTGGCTCGAGATGGTTACAATGAATTAACCGCCAAGAAGAAAAGCAAGCTGCTGCAGTTCTTACTGCAATTTAACAACAGCATCATCTACATTTTGATCGCTGCGGCTGTGATTACGCTGTTCATGCATCACTATTCAGACTCGGCGGTTATTGGGATCGTTATTATTGCCAACGCGTTTATTGGATTCTTCCAAGAAATGCAGGCTGACAATGCGTTAAGCAAAATCAAGGAACTGTTGGTGAGCCAGAACTATGTGATTCGTGACGGCCACAAGATTGAAGTGCCGGCCCGGGAACTGGTTGTGGGAGATCTGGTTAACCTTGAGGCTGGGGACGCGGTTCCGGCTGATTTGCGCCTGATTTCCGCAGACAATATGCGGGCTCAAGAATCGACTTTGACCGGTGAAAGTAACTCCGTTGAAAAGACCGAAGATCCGATTAACAAGGATTCGGTTCCGTTGGCAGAACGCTCCAACATGGCGTTTGCTTCAACAGCGGTGACTCAGGGATCCGGGGTCGGAATTGTGATTGCAACTGGTAAGGATACCCAAATTGGTCAGATTCAACAAAGTGTTGCCGAGGTGAAGACCCAGGTGACACCGTTGATGCGGAATTTGAACAAATTAGGGATTAACCTGTCACTCTTTATTGTGGCGATTGCCATTTTGCTGTTTGTCCTCGGTCTCTACACCAAGATTTACAGTCTGCCAACCTTGACCATAGCGATTATCACAATGGTGGTGGGCTCAATTCCTGAAGGACTGCCGGCTTCGACATCCGTTGTTTTGGCTCGAGGCGTTCAGGTGATGACCAAAAAAGGGGCGATTGTCAAAACGCTGCCCGCCGTCGAAACCTTAGGTGCTGTGGATATTGTTGACACTGATAAGACTGGAACGTTGACCAAGAACGAAATGACGGTTACCGACGTGATTACCGATCAACATCATTATCAAGTTACCGGGGTTGGATTTATTGCCGGTGATAAAGGCGTTGATGGGGACGTCTTATTGGATGGTCAAAAATATGACTGGAAACAAGACCAGCAATTCCGCGACTTGGTCGACATTGCCGGGACAACCACCGATGCCGAGTTGGTGCAAACCGATGGCGAATGGCAATTAAACGGTGAGCCGACTGATGGTGCGTTAACGACCTTATTTCACAAATTAATCGGCCGTGAGCCGGAAGTCGATGAAGTGGATACGCTGCCATTTGATTCGGCGTACCGATACAGTGCCCGCTTGATCAAGGAAAATGATCATCACGAGTTAATGGTTAAAGGCGCACCGGGAACCATTTTCGACATGGTCAAACAAAGTGACCCCAACTTTGATGACCAGACTTGGTATGAACGGGTTGCCAAATTAACTGAGCAAGGTTTGCGAGTGGTTGCCCTGGGATACAAAAATGTTTCCACAGATGTGGACGAGATTGACCAGGACAAGATTGCGGACGGCATTCAATTAAGTGGGGTCGTCGGGATTATTGACCCACCTCGTGAAGAAGTGATTCCTTCGATTCAAAGCCTTCGCCGTGCCGGCGTCAAGGTTAATATGATTACCGGAGACCACCCGGATACCGCATCAGCGATTGCCCGCAAACTGGACTTGGATGAAAGTATTCATGCCATCACCGGGCCGGAGATTGATGAAATGTCCGACGAAGATTTAATTAAGAACATCGGCCGTTACAATGTTTTTGCCCGAACCACACCAGCCAACAAACTGCGAATTGTCAAGGCCCAACAGGCCAACAGCAAAATCGTTGCCATGACCGGTGACGGGGTCAACGATGCCGCCGCTCTGAAGCAGGCCAACATTGGAATTGCGATGGGGATTAAAGGAACTGCCGTTGCCAAGGAAGCTGCCGATATGGTGCTGGTTAACGATAGCTTCACAACCATCGTTGATGCGGTTGCTGAAGGCCGGCATGTCTTTGATAATATTCAAAAGACAATCCGATTCCTGCTGCCAACCAGTTTTGCTGAAGGCCTGGTTGTCCTGATCAGTATGATTATGGGACAAGAGTTGCCGTTGTTCCCAACGCAACTGCTGTGGATTAACACGGTTTCGGCATTGACCATTCAATTTGCGTTTATCTTTGAACCGGCTGAAGAGTCGATCATGATCCGTGGCCCAAGAAATGTTGCCAAAGGGATTTTAGGAAAAATGGACGTTTTCGAAATTACCTACGTGTCGATTTTAATTTCCGCCCTTGGGATCTTCACCTTCGATCGATTTGTTGATTCGGGTGTCCTGACAGCTGTTCTGGGTAGTACCATGGCGGTCAACATCATTATCTTCGGTAAGATTTTCTATCTGTTCAATATTCGCAACTCCTATCCAATTATTTCCAAGCATTTCTTCGAGAACAAGATGGCGTTTATCATCATCGGAATTCTGTTGGCCCTTCAAGCTGCCATGTTCTACATTCCGTTTATGCAAGACGTCTTCCACACTGGTAGCATCGACTTCTTCTATGGCTGGGTTGTGCCAACCATCGCAGGGTTTATCGTGCTGGTTGTGACCGAAATTATCAAGCTGGGAAGAATTGAGTACCGGAAGCGTAAGGGACAAGCAACTAAAATTAAGTAA